A stretch of the Aphanothece sacrum FPU1 genome encodes the following:
- the coaBC gene encoding bifunctional phosphopantothenoylcysteine decarboxylase/phosphopantothenate--cysteine ligase CoaBC, protein MLNQQNILIGMGGGIAAYKVCEVISSLFQQGVNVRVILTNTAQQFITPLTVSTLSRHQAYTDADFWQPIHSRPLHIELGEWANLFLIAPLTANTLGKLTSGLADNLLTNTVLASNCPILLAPAMNTDMWEQPTVQRNWQQLQEYSRYHTIGPGAGLLACDRVGSGRMAEPSEIITKLQSLLYTKGQQDFQGKRILISAGGTREYLDPVRFIGNPATGKMGLALAQASRDRGAVVTLIHGPIASELLPTPSNYRRIPVVSAGQMEKEMLTHFSEADIIIMSAAVADVKPAQYSQVKLPKNTLPKSLELESVSDIIAQLGKIKEPHQCLIGFAAQTGDIVTPAIDKLKRKQLDIIVANPVDQNNAGFGSDNNQAIFIHAKGQQKKIDSCSKLELAHQLLDFVAKIR, encoded by the coding sequence ATGCTTAACCAACAAAACATCCTCATAGGCATGGGTGGCGGTATCGCTGCTTATAAGGTCTGTGAGGTTATTTCTTCCTTATTTCAGCAAGGGGTAAATGTCCGGGTCATTCTCACCAACACGGCACAACAGTTTATCACTCCTTTAACGGTTTCTACCCTCAGTCGTCATCAAGCTTATACGGATGCTGATTTTTGGCAACCTATCCACTCCCGTCCCCTACACATAGAATTAGGAGAATGGGCGAATTTGTTCTTAATTGCCCCATTAACGGCTAATACCTTGGGAAAATTAACCTCTGGTTTAGCTGACAATCTCTTAACTAACACGGTTTTAGCCTCTAATTGTCCGATTTTGCTTGCTCCCGCCATGAATACGGATATGTGGGAACAACCAACGGTACAGCGTAATTGGCAGCAATTACAGGAATATTCTCGATATCATACCATTGGGCCAGGGGCCGGTTTATTAGCTTGCGATCGCGTGGGATCAGGGCGTATGGCGGAACCTTCAGAAATCATCACTAAACTCCAGTCATTATTATATACCAAAGGTCAACAAGATTTCCAGGGAAAACGGATTTTAATTAGTGCTGGAGGGACAAGAGAATATCTTGATCCGGTGCGATTTATTGGCAACCCTGCTACGGGAAAAATGGGTTTAGCTTTGGCACAAGCAAGCCGCGATCGCGGGGCAGTGGTTACGTTAATTCATGGTCCCATTGCCTCAGAATTACTGCCTACTCCTTCTAATTATAGACGAATTCCGGTTGTAAGTGCAGGGCAAATGGAAAAGGAAATGCTCACTCATTTTTCTGAGGCTGATATAATTATTATGTCGGCGGCGGTTGCTGATGTTAAACCCGCTCAATATTCGCAAGTCAAATTACCAAAAAATACCTTACCAAAATCTTTAGAATTAGAGAGTGTTTCTGATATTATTGCTCAATTAGGAAAAATTAAAGAACCTCATCAATGTTTAATTGGATTTGCGGCACAAACGGGAGATATTGTGACTCCTGCTATAGATAAATTAAAACGTAAACAATTAGATATTATTGTAGCAAATCCGGTTGATCAAAATAATGCAGGGTTTGGGAGTGATAATAATCAAGCCATATTTATTCATGCTAAGGGACAACAAAAAAAGATAGATTCTTGTAGTAAATTGGAATTAGCTCATCAGTTATTAGATTTTGTGGCTAAAATAAGATGA
- a CDS encoding DUF389 domain-containing protein has translation MQNWINSTIPKVPPETRQKLQKELSEESTLDTNFLVLNISACLIATLGLLTNSAAVIIGAMIVAPLMLPLRGLALGVLDTDKRLVKSSLITLAIGTVVAIIISGLVGRLFNLPAGSFGPEILARTQPNLADLGVAMAAGTISGFAKIRPKLSDAVAGTAIAVALMPPLCVVGISWSQGAWGYGNGAFLLYMTNFLGITLSCLIVFVLGGYSLESRQTSKALVGFLLMTGMLTLPLFFSFGNLIQQKQLSARIKQILQNETITLGKQAELVGFEVQWPSFPWSRQPPIVLLTVRENTDSPITPTQVSLVEDLLKREFNRKFTLIFRASLVREIRSDSPNP, from the coding sequence ATGCAAAATTGGATCAATAGTACAATACCTAAAGTTCCCCCAGAAACCCGTCAAAAGTTACAAAAAGAACTATCAGAAGAGTCTACCCTTGATACTAATTTTCTGGTGTTAAATATCAGTGCTTGTCTCATTGCCACCTTGGGATTGCTCACTAATAGTGCTGCTGTTATCATTGGTGCTATGATTGTCGCCCCCCTCATGCTACCTTTACGGGGACTAGCATTAGGTGTGTTAGATACAGATAAAAGATTAGTCAAAAGTAGCTTAATTACCTTGGCTATTGGAACGGTAGTAGCTATCATTATCTCTGGGTTAGTGGGCAGATTATTTAACCTTCCGGCCGGTTCTTTTGGCCCAGAAATTTTAGCCCGTACTCAACCAAATTTAGCAGATTTAGGGGTAGCGATGGCTGCGGGTACAATTAGTGGTTTTGCTAAAATTAGACCTAAGCTAAGCGATGCTGTGGCAGGTACAGCTATTGCTGTGGCTTTAATGCCCCCCTTATGTGTAGTAGGAATTTCTTGGTCTCAGGGGGCTTGGGGCTATGGTAATGGGGCATTTTTGCTCTATATGACCAATTTTTTAGGCATTACCTTATCCTGTCTCATTGTCTTTGTTTTAGGAGGCTATTCTCTTGAGTCTCGTCAAACCAGCAAAGCTTTAGTCGGATTTTTGCTGATGACAGGAATGCTTACCTTACCCTTATTTTTCAGCTTTGGTAATTTGATCCAACAAAAACAATTATCAGCTAGAATCAAACAAATTCTACAGAATGAAACCATTACCTTGGGAAAACAAGCAGAATTAGTCGGTTTTGAGGTTCAATGGCCTTCCTTCCCTTGGAGTCGTCAACCTCCCATTGTCTTGTTAACAGTTCGAGAAAATACTGATAGTCCGATCACTCCCACTCAAGTTAGTTTAGTGGAAGACCTCTTAAAAAGAGAGTTCAATCGAAAATTTACCCTGATATTTCGTGCTAGTCTAGTGCGAGAAATACGATCAGATAGTCCCAATCCTTAA
- the psbQ gene encoding photosystem II protein PsbQ, producing the protein MSSLRSILSVLLVAITIFCVSCGGGPQAVIPTTYSPEKIEQLQIFVEPIAEARSNMSVLKGFIAEQNWIDTGTYIHGPLGALRQQMTSLSRSLLTKDQKPAAELAKEFFGHLESIDAAAKDRNSAVAQRQYREALKDFDAFLDIVPQAS; encoded by the coding sequence ATGTCAAGTCTTCGGTCTATTTTATCGGTTCTCTTGGTAGCTATTACCATTTTCTGTGTTAGTTGCGGTGGTGGCCCCCAAGCGGTTATCCCCACAACTTACTCTCCTGAAAAAATTGAACAACTGCAAATCTTCGTTGAACCTATTGCAGAAGCTCGTTCTAATATGTCAGTGTTAAAGGGATTTATCGCTGAGCAAAATTGGATCGACACCGGAACCTATATTCATGGGCCTCTTGGTGCTTTACGTCAACAAATGACCAGTTTATCTCGTTCTTTGTTAACTAAAGATCAAAAACCAGCGGCCGAACTCGCTAAAGAGTTTTTTGGTCACTTGGAAAGTATTGATGCTGCGGCTAAAGATCGTAATAGTGCGGTCGCCCAACGTCAATATCGTGAAGCTTTGAAGGATTTTGATGCTTTCTTAGATATTGTCCCTCAAGCTAGTTAA
- a CDS encoding NAD(P)/FAD-dependent oxidoreductase: MTKIVIIGAGIIGAAIAYELSLIEGLNITLIDEKKPASGSTGAALGVLMGIISHKTRGRGWKLRQNSWQRYETLISELESLIGESIPVNRQGILSLRFVDESLESWESLAKIRANQGYSLEIWDAAKLHQVCPQIQSDRVVGAIYSPQDRQINPTVLTQALVKGASLRGVNCNFGVTVQKILTTDIEGANNRQCYQVQTTEGTLDTDWLVIAAGLGSTGLTASLTPSVDIRPVLGQALQISLNQPLGNPEFQPVITGDDVHIVPVGKTDYWVGATVEFPNTMGEVIPGAELLEKVRQQAISFCPSLGQGEVVYTWLGKRPRPEGEPAPIIKELPNYSHILLATGHYRNGVLLAPATALAIRDKIMNYEL, translated from the coding sequence ATGACAAAAATTGTAATAATCGGTGCAGGTATCATCGGGGCCGCGATCGCTTATGAACTCAGTTTGATCGAGGGGTTAAATATTACCTTGATCGATGAAAAAAAACCTGCATCCGGTTCAACAGGAGCAGCATTAGGGGTATTAATGGGAATTATTAGCCATAAAACGCGAGGAAGGGGCTGGAAACTGCGTCAAAACAGTTGGCAACGCTACGAAACCTTAATCTCTGAATTAGAAAGTCTCATCGGAGAATCTATCCCTGTTAACCGTCAAGGTATTCTTTCATTACGGTTCGTAGATGAATCTTTAGAATCTTGGGAAAGTTTGGCAAAAATTCGCGCTAATCAAGGTTATTCCTTAGAAATTTGGGATGCAGCAAAATTACATCAAGTTTGTCCTCAAATTCAAAGCGATCGCGTGGTAGGGGCCATTTATTCGCCTCAAGATCGTCAGATTAATCCCACAGTCTTAACTCAAGCGTTAGTCAAAGGTGCGTCTCTGAGGGGTGTTAACTGTAATTTTGGGGTAACAGTCCAAAAAATCCTAACAACCGACATAGAAGGGGCAAATAATCGTCAATGCTACCAAGTTCAAACCACAGAGGGAACCTTGGATACTGATTGGTTAGTAATAGCGGCCGGGTTGGGTTCAACTGGTTTGACTGCTTCTTTGACTCCATCGGTTGATATTCGCCCCGTGTTGGGACAAGCATTACAAATTAGTTTAAATCAACCGTTAGGAAATCCTGAATTTCAACCTGTAATTACTGGGGATGATGTACATATTGTTCCGGTGGGAAAAACCGATTATTGGGTCGGTGCAACTGTAGAATTTCCTAATACTATGGGAGAGGTAATTCCAGGAGCAGAATTATTAGAAAAAGTTAGACAGCAAGCGATTAGTTTTTGTCCGAGTTTAGGTCAGGGAGAAGTAGTTTATACTTGGTTAGGTAAGCGTCCTCGTCCTGAAGGAGAACCCGCTCCAATTATTAAAGAATTACCTAATTATTCTCATATTTTATTGGCAACGGGTCATTATCGTAATGGGGTGTTATTAGCTCCCGCAACCGCTTTAGCAATTCGAGATAAAATTATGAATTATGAATTATGA
- a CDS encoding YceD family protein: protein MQAIYIPHLLQTTNRTQTLTLDDFISGLDTLTPLRGKMSIRHGGTFLEIIVKAETIITLTCDRCLQQYNQRLPLQTSEIIWLDKNTDLPQNIPQEREIAWEDLSESLSVDGHFEVDTWLYEQLSLAMPLRRLCGKNCQQPTVISNETQTVMDGRWASLESLKRQL from the coding sequence ATGCAAGCTATTTACATTCCCCATTTACTGCAAACAACCAATAGAACCCAAACCCTAACACTAGATGACTTTATCTCTGGTTTAGATACTTTAACTCCCCTTCGTGGGAAAATGAGTATTAGACACGGTGGAACCTTTTTGGAGATTATTGTCAAAGCGGAAACCATTATTACGTTGACTTGCGATCGCTGTCTGCAACAGTATAATCAACGTCTCCCTCTCCAGACTTCTGAAATTATCTGGCTAGACAAAAATACCGATTTGCCGCAAAATATTCCTCAAGAGCGAGAAATTGCCTGGGAAGATTTATCAGAGTCTCTTTCTGTTGATGGACATTTTGAAGTTGATACCTGGCTTTATGAACAATTGTCTCTAGCCATGCCATTAAGACGATTATGTGGTAAGAATTGTCAACAACCCACTGTTATTTCTAATGAGACTCAAACCGTAATGGATGGTCGTTGGGCTTCTTTAGAGTCTCTTAAACGACAATTGTGA
- the hisS gene encoding histidine--tRNA ligase, with protein sequence MGTIQTLPGTRDILPEEIGYWQYVETITGQILGRAMYQEIRPPIFEQTSLFERGIGEGTDVVGKEMYTFSDRGSRSVTLRPEGTAGVVRAFLQNSLYASGGVQRLWYTGPMFRYERPQAGRQRQFHQIGLELIGSADPRADVEVIALATDILKTLGLQSLTLNLNSVGDRSDRQEYREALVNYFLPYKDQLDPDSQDRLERNPLRILDSKNQRTQEINANAPNILEYLGEKSRKHFDQVQQLLTDLGIDYQLNPALVRGLDYYTHTAFEIQSEDLGAQATVCGGGRYDGLISELGGPDTPAVGWAIGLERLIILLKQQQTVPNMCCDLYIVSKGEAAEAQALVLAQKLRHEGLTVELDLSGSAFGKQFKRADRSGAIGCLVLGDTEAATQTVQVKWMATKEQQELSQTELLRQVGELKAQIERHKATTGHSTHEP encoded by the coding sequence ATGGGTACAATTCAAACATTACCAGGAACAAGAGATATTCTGCCAGAAGAAATTGGTTACTGGCAATATGTAGAAACTATTACCGGCCAAATACTCGGTCGGGCCATGTATCAAGAGATTCGTCCCCCCATTTTTGAGCAAACTTCCCTCTTTGAACGGGGTATTGGGGAAGGAACCGACGTAGTTGGTAAAGAAATGTATACTTTTAGTGATCGCGGATCTCGTTCTGTTACCTTACGTCCTGAAGGAACCGCAGGAGTAGTTCGCGCTTTCTTACAAAATAGTCTTTATGCTTCCGGTGGAGTCCAACGACTGTGGTATACAGGGCCTATGTTTCGCTATGAACGACCTCAAGCGGGTCGTCAAAGACAATTTCATCAAATTGGGCTAGAATTAATCGGTAGTGCTGATCCTAGAGCCGATGTAGAAGTCATTGCCTTAGCTACAGATATCCTCAAAACCTTAGGGTTGCAAAGTCTCACCTTAAATCTAAATTCAGTTGGCGATCGCAGTGATCGACAAGAATACCGTGAGGCCTTAGTTAATTACTTTTTACCATACAAAGACCAATTAGATCCCGACTCACAAGATCGTCTAGAACGCAACCCCTTACGCATCTTAGATAGTAAAAATCAGCGTACCCAAGAAATTAACGCTAATGCCCCCAATATCCTGGAATACTTGGGAGAAAAATCTCGAAAACACTTTGACCAAGTACAACAACTGTTAACCGATTTAGGCATTGATTATCAACTAAATCCTGCCTTAGTTCGGGGTTTAGACTATTATACCCATACCGCCTTTGAAATTCAATCAGAAGATTTAGGGGCCCAAGCAACCGTATGTGGCGGCGGACGCTATGATGGACTAATCAGCGAATTAGGTGGCCCAGATACTCCAGCCGTTGGTTGGGCCATTGGGTTAGAACGGCTAATTATTCTCTTAAAACAACAGCAAACTGTGCCTAATATGTGCTGTGATCTGTATATAGTTTCCAAGGGAGAAGCAGCAGAAGCACAGGCCTTAGTTTTAGCCCAAAAATTGCGTCATGAAGGGTTAACCGTTGAATTAGACCTAAGTGGGAGTGCTTTTGGCAAACAGTTTAAACGGGCTGATCGTAGCGGGGCAATCGGTTGTTTAGTATTAGGAGATACAGAAGCAGCCACTCAGACTGTGCAAGTCAAGTGGATGGCCACCAAAGAACAACAAGAACTATCTCAAACAGAGTTACTTCGCCAAGTCGGGGAACTCAAAGCCCAAATTGAGCGACATAAAGCAACAACGGGTCACTCTACACATGAACCATGA
- a CDS encoding alpha/beta fold hydrolase, giving the protein MTENSLIVDSLSWFYRETTPQNPSDKPPVLMLHGLPSHSYTWRDVMLNLADNGFGAIAPDWIGSGMSGKPDKREFAYTAQAYQQGLSAFIEALGLEKFSLVVQGFLASVGIQYAFTHPQKIDRLIILNTPLSPSVKLPWLMKQWGVPFMGDMVTQDPLLVDRTLEGGSGFVIPDEHLNVYRKPFLKSSAVGRALLSTTQNLKLSQTMTEIETGFSNWQHPTLIIWGMADPWLSSEVPAQLATKYSNVELSQLKEAKHYPQEHWPQEVSEEIVNFLRRQAL; this is encoded by the coding sequence ATGACAGAAAATTCCCTCATCGTTGACTCTCTAAGCTGGTTTTATCGGGAAACTACCCCCCAAAACCCTAGTGATAAACCCCCAGTGTTGATGCTGCACGGGTTGCCGTCCCATAGCTATACTTGGCGTGATGTGATGCTTAATTTAGCTGATAATGGATTTGGGGCGATCGCTCCTGATTGGATCGGGTCAGGAATGTCAGGAAAGCCAGATAAACGGGAGTTTGCCTATACTGCCCAAGCTTATCAACAAGGGTTAAGTGCATTTATCGAAGCTTTAGGTCTAGAAAAATTCTCTTTAGTGGTTCAAGGGTTTCTTGCATCTGTAGGCATACAATATGCTTTTACTCACCCGCAGAAAATTGATCGCTTGATTATTCTTAATACTCCTCTGTCTCCTAGTGTCAAACTGCCTTGGTTGATGAAACAGTGGGGAGTTCCGTTTATGGGAGATATGGTGACACAAGATCCCTTATTGGTGGATCGTACTCTAGAAGGGGGTAGCGGGTTTGTTATTCCCGATGAACATTTGAACGTTTATCGTAAACCCTTCTTAAAAAGTTCTGCGGTCGGTCGAGCGTTATTAAGTACCACCCAAAACCTAAAACTCTCCCAAACGATGACAGAGATAGAGACAGGGTTTAGCAACTGGCAACATCCTACCCTAATTATCTGGGGAATGGCTGATCCTTGGTTATCTTCAGAAGTTCCTGCACAATTAGCGACCAAATACTCTAATGTAGAATTAAGCCAACTTAAAGAAGCGAAACATTATCCTCAAGAGCATTGGCCCCAAGAGGTGAGTGAGGAGATTGTAAACTTTTTGCGTCGTCAGGCTTTGTAA
- a CDS encoding inositol monophosphatase family protein produces MEHFWYEILTFCQITTQKISHQLMADVGKLSPTLKEDGSLVTQADRWADQAIREAIAAKFPEHGVLTEETAHIFPNTDWCWVIDPIDGTTNFTRGIPLWAISFGLLYQGIPVFGFVYLPQVQQSFYGYWYGKSGLTGPIGAYLNGEPIHTSSDTPSKSHLFNLCARSIKILRQPFPCKIRMLGIASYNILLVSSGAALGGVEATPKIWDIAAVWVILQAAGGSLISLKDEAIFPLEIGRNYATYSLPCLAVSRSELIPLFKPLVDCIV; encoded by the coding sequence ATGGAACATTTTTGGTACGAAATCCTAACCTTTTGTCAGATAACCACCCAGAAGATCAGTCATCAACTCATGGCGGATGTGGGAAAATTGTCTCCAACCCTTAAAGAAGATGGTTCCTTGGTAACTCAAGCTGATCGCTGGGCCGATCAAGCTATTAGAGAAGCGATCGCGGCTAAATTTCCTGAACATGGGGTATTAACTGAAGAAACCGCCCATATTTTCCCTAATACTGACTGGTGTTGGGTTATTGATCCTATTGATGGAACGACAAATTTTACGCGAGGTATTCCTCTTTGGGCTATTTCTTTCGGACTACTTTATCAAGGAATACCCGTATTTGGGTTTGTTTATTTACCTCAAGTACAACAATCTTTTTATGGTTATTGGTATGGAAAAAGTGGGTTAACTGGCCCTATAGGTGCTTATCTGAATGGAGAACCTATTCACACCAGTTCTGATACTCCTAGTAAGAGTCATTTGTTTAATTTATGCGCTCGTAGTATTAAAATTCTTAGACAACCTTTTCCCTGTAAAATTAGGATGCTTGGTATCGCCAGTTATAACATTTTATTAGTGTCTTCTGGCGCAGCTTTAGGGGGTGTGGAAGCGACTCCTAAAATTTGGGATATTGCTGCAGTTTGGGTGATTCTTCAAGCAGCAGGAGGCTCATTAATTTCCTTAAAAGATGAAGCAATTTTTCCTTTAGAAATAGGTCGTAATTATGCGACTTATTCCCTTCCTTGTTTAGCCGTTAGTCGGTCTGAATTAATTCCTTTGTTTAAACCATTAGTAGACTGTATTGTGTAG
- the isiD gene encoding protein IsiD, whose amino-acid sequence MTTLTLSRQDISRMTAQDVANLAGRLEQDDYINPFEALQDWHILRAIAFQREELAEPYLYLLDIEAYDEA is encoded by the coding sequence ATGACTACATTGACTTTAAGTCGTCAAGATATTTCAAGGATGACTGCCCAAGATGTAGCTAATCTAGCCGGACGCTTAGAACAGGATGATTATATCAATCCATTTGAAGCCCTGCAAGATTGGCACATCTTACGGGCCATCGCCTTTCAACGAGAAGAATTAGCTGAACCCTATCTTTATTTGCTCGATATCGAAGCTTACGACGAAGCATAA
- a CDS encoding DEAD/DEAH box helicase, with protein sequence MAILHGSWLKKSQHSYFFIWAEAWRNLSDYSPLDSLIYSHPFTLNQSELIEYLQSKKLYLTVNKFSSWQTEIITLPSQTISKQKINIPLLSSQFNPEHTTNLKDSYFLQDWQVEGFCISASETIQLLTKLPLVLSDNTDSYLGEDIRFWTHIYRWSLDLITRNKFLPGIRSLENKTYQSKWYPLLDSTLDQARFAKFIQLMPTACIAYQQIDKFKFDQETSFLEKQQLILDFLEYILDGKIRSLSGAKNSITQTSLIQNWLQSLTKISSNFTASETEIKRLDNALKNWSLSIQEYIITPDKKNLGINQFRVCFQLQPPTEQEKNTGKDNWKLKYYLQALDESDFLVEAETIWQNPIEQLFWKGRTLNNGQEILLKGLGLASRLYFMIAESLEKSCPTYCELNPIQVYEFIRSIGSILEDNGLGVILPSSLAKGVEEKRLGVSIEAKLEAKKGERLSLKSLLNYQLKVAIGEQEISQKEFEKLLEQRSPIVEINGEWIALQPSDVKAAQKILAKSYDPIILSVEDALRLSMGDNQIIEKLPVVNFKTSGVLEELINNLSNNQSIQPITHIANFQGELRPYQQRGVGWLAFLEKWGLGACLADDMGLGKTPQMIGFLLTLKEEEMLTKPTLIICPTSVLNNWEREVKKFAPSLSTFIHHGEKRAKGKAFIKEINKKDLVITSYSLVYRDLKTLQEIQWQGIVLDEAQNIKNSQAKQSQAVRQLNTGFRVALTGTPVENRLSELWSILDFLNPEFLGTKQFFQRRFATPIEKYGDRDSLQILRSLVRPFILRRLKTDKDIIQDLPEKQEMNVFCGLSAEQGKLYQELVDHSLQQIEESEGIQRRGLILTLLLKLKQLCNHPSQFLKEKTLNSAQRSGKFLRLEEMLEEVLEEGDHALIFTQFSEWGKLMQPYLQKKFAQDVLFLYGGTRREQRQEMIDRFQNDPNGPRIFILSLKAGGTGLNLTRANHVFHIDRWWNPAVENQATDRAFRLGQTRNVQVHKFVCTGTLEERIHDMLESKKQLAEQTVDSGEQWLTELDTDQLRTLLLLDRDAIIDES encoded by the coding sequence ATGGCAATACTACACGGAAGTTGGCTCAAAAAATCTCAACATAGTTACTTTTTTATTTGGGCAGAAGCTTGGCGTAATTTATCTGATTATTCACCATTAGATTCTTTAATTTATTCTCATCCCTTTACTTTAAATCAATCTGAATTAATTGAGTATTTACAGTCTAAAAAGTTATATTTAACTGTCAATAAATTTTCTTCTTGGCAAACTGAAATTATAACTTTACCTAGTCAAACTATATCAAAGCAAAAAATTAATATTCCGTTATTATCGTCTCAATTTAATCCAGAACATACAACTAATCTAAAAGATTCATATTTTTTACAAGATTGGCAGGTAGAAGGTTTTTGTATTTCTGCGAGTGAAACCATTCAATTATTAACAAAATTACCGCTAGTTTTATCAGATAATACTGACAGTTATTTAGGAGAAGATATAAGATTTTGGACTCATATTTATCGATGGAGTCTAGATTTAATTACACGCAATAAATTTTTACCAGGGATCAGGAGTTTAGAGAATAAAACCTATCAAAGTAAATGGTATCCTTTATTAGATAGTACCCTAGATCAAGCTCGATTTGCTAAATTTATTCAACTAATGCCAACAGCTTGTATCGCTTATCAGCAAATTGATAAATTTAAGTTTGATCAAGAGACATCTTTTTTAGAAAAACAACAATTAATCCTTGATTTTCTTGAATACATCCTTGACGGGAAAATTAGATCTTTATCAGGTGCAAAAAACAGTATAACCCAAACCTCATTAATTCAAAATTGGTTACAATCATTAACAAAAATATCTTCTAATTTTACTGCGTCAGAAACAGAAATAAAACGACTGGATAATGCCTTAAAAAATTGGAGTTTATCTATACAAGAATATATTATCACTCCTGATAAGAAAAACTTAGGAATTAATCAATTTAGGGTTTGCTTTCAGTTACAACCACCCACAGAACAAGAAAAAAATACAGGCAAGGATAACTGGAAACTAAAGTATTATTTACAAGCCTTAGATGAGTCAGATTTTTTAGTAGAAGCTGAAACGATTTGGCAAAATCCCATTGAACAATTATTCTGGAAAGGACGAACTTTAAATAATGGTCAAGAAATCTTATTAAAAGGCTTAGGATTAGCTTCTCGTCTTTATTTTATGATAGCAGAAAGTTTAGAAAAAAGTTGTCCGACTTATTGTGAATTAAATCCGATTCAAGTTTATGAATTTATTAGATCAATTGGTAGTATTTTAGAGGACAATGGTTTAGGGGTTATTTTACCGTCTAGTTTAGCTAAGGGAGTAGAGGAGAAGCGACTAGGGGTTAGTATTGAAGCTAAACTAGAGGCAAAAAAAGGAGAAAGACTCAGTTTAAAAAGTTTACTAAATTATCAATTAAAAGTAGCTATAGGTGAGCAAGAAATATCTCAAAAAGAGTTTGAAAAATTATTAGAACAACGCTCACCTATAGTGGAAATAAATGGGGAATGGATCGCTTTACAACCGAGTGATGTTAAGGCAGCACAGAAAATTTTAGCTAAGTCTTATGACCCCATTATACTATCAGTAGAAGATGCTTTACGCTTGAGTATGGGGGATAATCAAATCATTGAAAAACTTCCTGTTGTTAATTTTAAAACTTCAGGAGTTTTAGAAGAATTAATTAATAATTTAAGTAATAATCAATCGATTCAACCTATTACCCATATAGCTAATTTTCAAGGAGAATTACGACCTTATCAACAGAGAGGAGTCGGCTGGTTAGCATTCTTAGAGAAATGGGGATTAGGTGCTTGTCTTGCGGATGATATGGGGTTAGGAAAAACTCCTCAAATGATCGGATTTCTTCTTACATTAAAAGAAGAAGAAATGTTAACAAAACCGACTTTAATAATTTGTCCTACCTCGGTTTTAAATAATTGGGAAAGAGAGGTTAAAAAGTTTGCACCAAGTCTATCAACTTTCATTCATCATGGAGAAAAAAGAGCTAAAGGTAAAGCATTTATTAAAGAAATTAATAAAAAAGATTTAGTAATTACCAGTTATTCTTTAGTCTATCGAGATCTAAAAACTTTGCAAGAAATTCAATGGCAAGGTATTGTTTTAGATGAGGCACAAAACATTAAAAATTCCCAAGCGAAACAGTCTCAAGCTGTGCGACAATTAAACACAGGATTTCGAGTTGCTTTAACCGGAACCCCTGTAGAAAATCGCTTATCAGAATTATGGTCAATTTTAGATTTTCTCAATCCAGAATTTTTAGGAACAAAGCAATTTTTTCAACGTCGTTTTGCCACCCCAATAGAAAAATATGGAGATCGAGATTCTTTACAAATTTTAAGATCTTTGGTACGTCCTTTTATTCTAAGACGTTTAAAAACTGACAAAGATATTATTCAAGATTTACCCGAAAAACAAGAGATGAATGTCTTTTGTGGTTTATCAGCAGAACAGGGTAAATTATATCAAGAATTAGTGGATCATTCCTTACAACAAATTGAAGAAAGCGAAGGAATTCAACGACGAGGACTTATTCTTACTCTTTTGTTAAAACTAAAGCAACTTTGTAACCATCCGTCCCAATTTTTAAAGGAAAAAACCTTAAATTCTGCCCAACGTTCTGGTAAATTTCTCAGACTAGAAGAAATGTTAGAAGAAGTATTAGAAGAAGGCGATCACGCTTTAATTTTTACCCAATTTTCCGAGTGGGGCAAACTTATGCAGCCTTATTTACAGAAAAAATTTGCTCAAGATGTTCTATTTTTATATGGGGGAACTCGTCGAGAACAAAGACAAGAAATGATTGATAGGTTTCAAAATGATCCTAATGGCCCCCGTATTTTTATTCTTTCCTTAAAAGCAGGGGGAACAGGATTAAATTTAACCCGTGCGAACCATGTTTTTCATATTGATAGATGGTGGAATCCTGCGGTAGAAAATCAAGCAACTGATCGCGCTTTTCGTTTAGGACAAACTCGCAATGTTCAAGTACATAAATTTGTTTGTACAGGAACTTTAGAAGAAAGAATTCATGATATGTTAGAAAGTAAGAAACAATTAGCAGAACAAACTGTTGATTCAGGAGAACAATGGTTAACTGAATTAGATACAGATCAATTACGCACTTTATTACTCCTTGATCGGGATGCTATTATTGATGAATCGTAG